The Pelmatolapia mariae isolate MD_Pm_ZW linkage group LG10_11, Pm_UMD_F_2, whole genome shotgun sequence genome includes a region encoding these proteins:
- the iqgap3 gene encoding ras GTPase-activating-like protein IQGAP3 isoform X3, whose protein sequence is MDEQRIQNVAYQYLCRLEEAKRWMEACLGEELPAPTELEEALRNGVILAKLGHRFAPSTVPQKKIYDPEQLRYQAVGLQFRHTDNINHWRNAMTALGLPAIFHPETTDVYDKKNMPRAVYCIHALSLYLYRLGLAPQIHDLYGKVKFTEEEINNMKLELDKYGIQMPAFNKIGGILANELSVDEAAVHAAVVAINEAVDQGDVSVTAAALRNPAALLTDLQEALMSVYQEMLQQARRRKAERAAGRQAVAEDKDMYEEYLTQREIQDHINAVNVRAAVEQVDEALDATDELALLSALQLPCLALRGLRTDNGPWYLDQLTADRQQKAQNQGSVDPLEHEELQEGVTAANQEAQSARDMEAALRSVNAALRGNDPRRTVSCLMTSDLQLPEVFPFAATFYHRELQLLQRQTAQGELQEEELFVAVEMLSAVVLINQGLEAGHLQQFSSSLVSSSAGLSDVDPALLDRYFETLAGVKQQVGRDLLTWNQLQEGIAAVNGSAQDEQQQLLAVGLINKAVMSGDPQRLISALLLPSCGVDEVSPANACRYLTLLSQARQIKAQVSRDPAAELWLADIQEAVRMANQQSQRALKLCLSVAAVNQAVKENRAKQTLRVLSLPEAELHGVLPDCTAEYQRELSALMARRTRTGDNRSPWVRVRLQDGSVYFFHLSRLEGSWERPPGFVHNSVFLDRHDIQEVVSSVSAQYSRGVLWRNSEALVVRLQALCRGFLIRRRMAARRHFLMNQTAAVIVIQSHWRRFVEQRVYRRRLQFLYMNWRAVVTIQAFARMWLARRRYCARLSFFRRNVGAVVKIQAFFRANRAREQYRMLVHSATPPLSVVRKFVHLLDLGDGDIREEAELLRLREEVVRSIRFNRQLEADLDLMDLKIGLLVRNRATLQEVVSHCKKLTKKNKEQLSDMMDVERSKGLKALSRDRRERLEAYQHLFYLLQTQPLYLAQLIFLMPQSRSTSFMEMVVFSLFNYGSDRREAFLLLQLFTEALRYEIRLKVEQPQDVITGNPTVIKMLVNFYRHARGQNALREVLGPALQDVLQDRTLSIRTDPVDVYKTWINQTETQTGHKSSLPYEVSPEDALAQPEVQRRIDISIINLKNLTDRVLKAITASLHKLPYGLRYTAKVLRDALKAKFPEAGEDELYKIVGNLVYYRYMNPAIVAPDGFDVVDRLASSALQPEQRHILGSIARVLQHAAANKHFHGGGYHIRALNQYISQTHSRFRRFLQSVCDVPEPEDRFRMDEYSELLIVNRPVIYISVSELLNTHKLLLEHQEVLCPDPSDPLGLILKDLGPVPSLQELIGDSAADPGSDSQSSKMEVSLTLTNKFDIFDDANDKPDARGLLLSTKQLIIDVIRTQSGDSLCDILRTTPSRDQEVCHDWLMQRRAQQDARTPEKMKRNQSLVANGNLSLEEKKRKILRSLRRLEGLGTLKPPDSENQILQMIAKDIRQQRLHRQRRGAELLKLHQTLSSLQAKSSFHSEQVDYYRHYITSCLDNLTDSKSTSQKAADGKGRNKLPALSYSATRLHEKGVLLEIEDLPVTQFKNVMFEIAAGPERGSFKVKARFLGVEMEEFLLKYQDLLQLQYEGVAVMKMFNKAKVNVNLLIFLLNKKFFKK, encoded by the exons ATGGACGAACAGAGAATCCAGAACGTGGCCTATCAGTACCTGTGCAGGCTGGAGGAGGCCAAGAG GTGGATGGAGGCGTGTCTGGGGGAGGAGCTTCCTGCTCCCACAGAGCTGGAGGAGGCGCTGAGGAACGGCGTTATTCTCGCCAAACTGGGTCATCGCTTCGCTCCGAGCACTGTTCCTCAGAAGAAGATCTACGACCCGGAGCAGCTGCGATACCAG GCTGTTGGTCTTCAGTTCCGCCACACTGACAACATCAACCACTGGAGGAACGCCATGACGGCGCTTGGGCTGCCAGCG ATCTTCCATCCTGAAACGACCGACGTGTATGACAAGAAGAACATGCCGAGAGCGGTGTACTGCATCCACGCGCTCAG CCTGTACCTGTACAGACTCGGTTTGGCTCCACAGATTCACGACCTGTATGGAAAAGTCAAGTTCACAG AGGAAGAGATCAACAACATGAAGCTGGAGCTCGACAAATACGGGATCCAGATGCCCGCCTTCAACAAGATCGGAGGAATCCTGGCCAATGAGCTGTCAGTGGACGAGGCTGCAG TCCACGCGGCGGTGGTAGCCATTAATGAGGCCGTGGACCAAGGGGATGTGAGTGTGACGGCGGCGGCTCTGAGGAACCCCGCTGCTCTCCTGACTGACCTGCAGGAGGCGCTGATGAGTGTCTACCAGGAGATGCTGCAACAAGCGAGGAGGAGGAAGGCTGAACGGGCTGCTGGCAGG CAGGCTGTGGCAGAGGACAAAGACATGTACGAGGAGTATCTGACCCAGAGGGAGATCCAGGACCACATCAATGCCGTCAATG TGCGGGCAGCGGTGGAGCAGGTCGACGAGGCTCTGGATGCCACCGACGAGCTTGCTTTGCTGTCGGCGCTCCAGCTGCCGTGTTTGGCCCTCAGGGGCCTCCGTACTGACAATGGGCCCTGGTACCTGGATCAGCTGACCGCAGACCGCCAGCAGAAGGCCCAG AATCAGGGCTCTGTGGATCCTCTGGAGCATGAAGAGCTGCAGGAAGGCGTCACCGCTGCCAACCAGGAAGCTCAGAGCGCCAGAGACA tggaGGCGGCCCTCCGGAGCGTTAATGCGGCACTGCGTGGAAATGACCCCAGACGCACCGTCAGCTGCctgatgacctctgacctccagcTGCCTGAAGTGTTTCCGTTTGCGGCGACATTTTATCACCgagagctgcagctgctgcagaggCAGACGGCACAG GGAGAACTGCAGGAGGAGGAGCTCTTTGTTGCCGTGGAGATGCTATCAGCCGTTGTTCTCATCAATCAGGGTCTGGAGGCGGGACACCTACAGCAATTCAGCTCCTCATTGGTCAGTTCGTCTGCAGGGCTCTCTGATGTAGACCCCGCTCTGCTCGACAG GTACTTTGAGACTCTGGCTGGTGTGAAACAACAGGTGGGCCGAGACCTGCTTACCTGGAACCAGCTGCAGGAAGGAATCGCTGCTGTGAACGGCTCGGCGCAGGACGAACAACAGC AGCTCCTGGCTGTCGGCCTGATAAACAAGGCCGTGATGAGCGGAGACCCTCAGCGGCTTATCTCCGCCCTGTTGCTGCCCTCCTGCGGCGTGGACGAGGTTTCACCTGCCAATGCCTGCAGGTACCTGACCCTGCTGAGCCAAGCCAGGCAGATCAAAGCTCAG GTGAGCAGAGACCCGGCAGCCGAGCTGTGGTTGGCTGATATCCAGGAGGCCGTGAGGATGGCCAATCAGCAGAGTCAGAGAGCTCTAAAGT tgtgtctgtctgttgCCGCGGTGAATCAGGCCGTGAAGGAGAACAGGGCGAAGCAGACGCTGCGGGTGTTGTCTCTGCCGGAGGCGGAGCTTCACGGAGTTCTACCTGACTGTACTGCGGAATatcagagagagctgagcgccCTGATGGCACGTCGCACACGCACAG gAGATAACCGTAGTCCGTGGGTTCGAGTCCGCCTGCAGGACGGCTCCGTTTATTTCTTCCACCTGAGCAGGCTGGAGGGCAGCTGGGAGCGGCCCCCCGGCTTCGTGCACAACAGCGTCTTCTTGGATCGCCACGACATACAG GAAGTGGTCAGCAGCGTTTCGGCCCAGTACAGTCGCGGCGTGCTGTGGCGGAACAGCGAGGCCCTCGTCGTTCGCCTGCAGGCACTCTGTCGAGGCTTCCTGATCAGACGGCGGATGGCGGCACGACGTCACTTCCTCATGAATCAGACGGCCGCCGTCATTGTCATCCAG TCTCACTGGAGGAGGTTCGTCGAGCAGAGGGTCTACAGACGGcgcctgcagttcctctacaTGAACTGGAGAGCTGTCGTCACG ATCCAGGCGTTTGCGAGGATGTGGTTGGCGAGGAGACGATATTGCGCTCGGCTGAGTTTCTTCAGACGTAAc GTGGGCGCTGTCGTAAAGATCCAGGCCTTCTTCAGAGCTAACCGAGCTCGCGAGCAGTACAGGATGCTTG TGCACTCGGCCACTCCCCCTCTATCTGTGGTCAGGAAGTTCGTTCACCTCCTCGACCTCGGGGATGGTGACATCAGAGAGGAGGCGGAGCTGCTGCGTCTGAGGGAGGAGGTGGTGAGAAGCATTCGCTTCAACCGACAGCTGGAGGCCGACCTGGACCTGATGGACCTGAAGATCGGGCTGCTGGTCCGCAACCGTGCTACGCTGCAG GAAGTGGTGTCTCACTGTAAGAAACTGACGAAGAAGAACAAGGAGCAGCTGTCAGACATGATGGACGTGGAGAGGAGTAAAGGCCTGAAGGCTCTGAGCCGAGACAGGAGGGAGAGACTGGAGGCCTACCAGCACCTCTTCTACCTGCTGCAG acaCAGCCCCTGTACCTGGCTCAGCTGATCTTCCTGATGCCTCAGAGTCGCTCCACCTCCTTCATGGAGATGGTGGTGTTCAGTCTGTTTAACTACGGCTCCGACCGCCGCGAGgcctttctgctgctgcagctcttCACAGAAGCGCTCCGCTATGAGATCAG gCTGAAGGTGGAGCAGCCCCAGGACGTGATCACAGGAAACCCCACCGTCATCAAGATGCTGGTGAACTTCTACCGCCACGCTCGTGGTCAGAACGCCCTGCGCGAGGTGCTGGGTCCGGCTCTACAGGACGTCCTGCAGGACCGCACGCTCAGCATCAGGACCGACCCCGTGGACGTCTACAAGACCTGGATCAACCAGACCGAGACGCAGACCGGACACAAGAG CTCGCTGCCCTATGAGGTTTCTCCCGAAGACGCTCTGGCTCAGCCTGAAGTCCAGAGACGCATCGACATCTCCATCATCAACCTGAAGAACCTGACGGACCGAGTCCTCAAAGCCATCACCGCCAGCCTCCACAAGCTGCC GTATGGTCTGCGTTACACTGCCAAGGTCCTCAGAGACGCCCTAAAGGCAAAGTTTCCTGAAGCCGGCGAGGACGAGCTCTACAAG ATCGTTGGTAACCTGGTCTACTACCGCTACATGAACCCGGCCATTGTGGCCCCGGACGGCTTCGACGTGGTGGACCGTTTGGCCAGCTCTGCTCTGCAGCCCGAACAGCGCCACATCTTGGGCTCCATTGCCCGCGTGCTGCAGCACGCCGCTGCCAACAAACACTTCCATGGAGGTGGCTACCACATCAGAGCCCTGAACCAGTAcatcagccagacccacagcaGGTTCAG GAGGTTCCTGCAGTCCGTCTGCGACGTTCCTGAACCGGAGGACAGATTCCGAATGGATGAGTACTCGGAGCTGCTGATCGTGAACAGACCCGTGATCTACATCTCTGTGAGCGAGCTGCTCAACACACACAAG ctgctgctggagcATCAGGAGGTTTTGTGCCCGGACCCCTCAGACCCCCTCGGCCTGATTCTGAAGGATCTCGGTCCGGTTCCCAGCCTGCAGGAACTCATCG GTGACTCCGCAGCTGATCCAGGATCAGACTCTCAGAGTAGCAAGATGGAGGTCTCTCTGACCCTGACCAACAAGTTTGACATCTTCGACGACGCCAATGACAAGCCAGACGCCAGAGGACTTCTGCTCAG cACCAAGCAGCTGATCATCGACGTCATCAGGACGCAGTCAGGTGACTCTCTGTGTGACATCCTGAGGACGACACCGTCACGCGACCAG GAAGTGTGCCACGATTGGCTGATGCAGCGCCGCGCACAGCAGGATGCTCGGACTCCTGAGAAGATGAAGCGGAACCAGTCGCTGGTCGCCAACGGCAACCTGAGcctggaggagaagaagaggaagatccTGAGGAGTCTTCGTCGTCTGGAGGGACTCGGCACCCTAAAACCGCCAGACAGCGAGAACCAGATCCTGCAGATGATCGCCAAG GACATCCGTCAGCAACGTCTCCACCGCCAGCGCCGAGGGGCGGAGCTCCTGAAGCTCCATCAGACTCTCAGCAGCCTGCAGGCTAAGAGCAGCTTCCACAGTGAGCAGGTGGACTATTACAGGCattacatcacttcctgtctggACAACCTCACCGACAG CAAATCGACCAGTCAGAAGGCGGCGGACGGCAAAGGGAGGAACAAGCTTCCTGCTCTGAGCTACAGCGCCACCCGGCTGCACGAGAAGGGCGTTCTGCTGGAGATCGAAGACCTGCCAGTCACGCA GTTTAAGAACGTCATGTTTGAGATTGCTGCCGGGCCCGAGAGAGGaagtttcaaagtaaaagctcgATTTCTCGGCGTGGAGATGGAGGAGTTCCTGCTCAAATACCAG gacctgctgcagctgcagtatGAGGGTGTGGCTGTGATGAAGATGTTCAATAAGGCCAAAGTCAATGTGAacctcctcatcttcctcctcaaCAAGAAGTTCTTCAAGAAGTGA